In Oncorhynchus tshawytscha isolate Ot180627B unplaced genomic scaffold, Otsh_v2.0 Un_contig_3195_pilon_pilon, whole genome shotgun sequence, the following are encoded in one genomic region:
- the LOC121843533 gene encoding integumentary mucin A.1-like, producing the protein MDMKPLMILLLLAAVTTTAPAAAQTTTALAAAVTTTSPGAAVTTTAPAAAVTTTVPAAAGTTTTPAAAATTTTPAAAGTTTTTPSAAVTTTVPAAAGATTTPAQLTLLLHHHRL; encoded by the exons ATGGATATGAAGCCTCTGATGATTCTCCTCCTGCTAGCAG ctgtcaccaccaccgcccctgcagcagctcaaACCACCACCGCCcttgcagcagctgtcaccaccacttcCCCTggagcagctgtcaccaccaccgcccctgcagcagctgtcacaacAACCgtccctgcagcagctggtaccaccaccactccCGCAGCAGCTGCCACtaccaccactcctgcagcagctggtaccaccaccaccactccttcAGCAGCTGTCACAACCACCgtccctgcagcagctggtgccaccaccactcctgcacAGCTGACactg CTCCTGCACCACCACCGGCTCTGA